From the Musa acuminata AAA Group cultivar baxijiao chromosome BXJ3-7, Cavendish_Baxijiao_AAA, whole genome shotgun sequence genome, one window contains:
- the LOC135642446 gene encoding probable xyloglucan endotransglucosylase/hydrolase protein 23: MVIRFFLIACSLAAIATAGNFYRDFDITWGDGRAKILEGGQLLTLTLDKTTGSGFQSRNEYLFGKIDMQIKLVPGNSAGTVTAYYLSSQGPTHDEIDFEFLGNLSGDPYTLHTNVFTQGKGNREMQFKLWFDPTKDFHTYSILWNPRHVIFMVDGTPIRDFKNLESRGIAFPKNQPMRIYSSLWNADDWATRGGLVKTDWSKAPFTASYRDFRADACVPSSAASRCASNAAPGNSGWWNQELDLTGQQRMKWVQRNYMVYNYCSDLKRFPQGLPPECSIA, from the exons ATGGTGATACGGTTCTTCCTGATAGCTTGCTCCTTGGCGGCCATCGCCACGGCAGGCAACTTCTACCGGGACTTCGACATCACCTGGGGTGACGGCCGCGCGAAGATCCTCGAGGGCGGCCAGCTCCTCACCCTTACCCTCGACAAGACCACCGGTTCGGGATTCCAGTCCAGGAACGAGTACCTCTTTGGCAAGATCGACATGCAGATCAAGCTCGTGCCCGGTAACTCCGCCGGCACCGTCACGGCTTACTAT TTGTCCTCGCAAGGGCCGACGCACGACGAGATCGACTTCGAGTTCCTGGGCAACCTCAGCGGCGATCCGTACACTCTCCACACCAACGTGTTCACCCAGGGAAAGGGGAACAGGGAGATGCAGTTCAAGCTCTGGTTCGATCCCACCAAGGATTTCCACACCTACTCCATCCTCTGGAACCCAAGACATGTCAT CTTCATGGTGGACGGCACGCCAATCCGAGACTTCAAGAACCTGGAGTCGAGGGGCATCGCGTTCCCCAAGAACCAGCCCATGAGGATCTACTCCAGCCTCTGGAATGCCGACGACTGGGCGACCAGAGGCGGGCTGGTGAAGACCGACTGGTCCAAGGCGCCGTTCACGGCGTCGTACAGAGACTTCAGGGCTGACGCTTGCGTTCCATCTTCTGCCGCCTCCAGGTGTGCTTCCAACGCGGCTCCCGGCAACAGCGGGTGGTGGAACCAGGAGCTGGACTTGACAGGCCAACAGAGGATGAAGTGGGTGCAGAGGAACTACATGGTCTACAACTACTGTAGTGACCTCAAGAGGTTCCCTCAGGGCCTGCCGCCAGAGTGCTCCATCGcctga